A region from the Lolium perenne isolate Kyuss_39 chromosome 4, Kyuss_2.0, whole genome shotgun sequence genome encodes:
- the LOC127292625 gene encoding tubulin alpha-2 chain, whose protein sequence is MRECISIHIGQAGIQVGNACWELYCLEHGIQPDGQTSGDKTIGGGDDAFNTFFSETGAGKYVPRAVFVDLEPTVIDEVRTSAYRQLFHPEQLISGKEDAANNFARGHYTIGKEIVDLCLDRIRKLADNCTGLQGFLVFNAVGGGTGSGLGSLLLERLSVDYGKKSKLGFTVYPSPQVSTSVVEPYNSVLSTHSLLEHTDVSILLDNEAIYDICRRSLDIERPTYTNLNRLVSQVISSLTTSLRFDGALNVDVTEFQTNLVPYPRIHFMLSSYAPVISAEKAYHEQLSVSEITNSAFEPSSMMAKCDPRHGKYMACCLMYRGDVVPKDVNAAVATIKTKRTIQFVDWCPTGFKCGINYQPPTVVPGGDLAKVQRAVCMISNSTSVVEVFSRIDHKFDLMYAKRAFVHWYVGEGMEEGEFSEAREDLAALEKDYEEVGAEGGDDEEGEDEDDY, encoded by the exons ATGAGGGAGTGCATCTCGATCCACATCGGGCAGGCCGGCATCCAGGTCGGCAACGCGTGCTGGGAACTTTACTGCCTCGAGCATGGCATCCAG CCTGATGGCCAGACGTCCGGTGACAAGACCATCGGAGGTGGTGATGACGCCTTCAACACCTTCTTCAGCGAGACTGGTGCAGGCAAGTACGTGCCCCGTGCTGTCTTCGTCGATCTCGAGCCCACCGTGATCGACGAGGTCCGCACCAGCGCCTACCGCCAGCTCTTCCACCCTGAGCAGCTCATCAGCGGCAAGGAGGACGCAGCCAACAACTTCGCCCGTGGTCACTACACAA TTGGCAAGGAGATTGTGGATCTCTGCCTGGATCGCATCCGCAAGCTGGCTGACAACTGCACTGGCCTTCAGGGCTTCCTGGTCTTCAACGCCGTTGGTGGTGGAACTGGGTCCGGCCTTGGCTCGCTCCTCCTCGAGCGCCTGTCCGTGGACTACGGAAAGAAGTCCAAGCTCGGCTTCACTGTGTACCCGTCTCCTCAGGTGTCCACCTCTGTTGTTGAGCCATACAACAGTGTGCTGTCCACCCACTCCCTGCTGGAGCACACCGATGTCTCCATCCTGCTCGACAACGAGGCCATCTACGACATCTGCAGGCGCTCCCTGGACATCGAGAGACCCACCTACACCAACCTCAACCGCCTCGTCTCTCAG GTGATCTCATCACTGACCACTTCCCTGAGGTTCGATGGTGCCCTGAACGTGGACGTGACCGAGTTCCAGACCAACCTGGTCCCGTACCCGAGGATCCACTTCATGCTCTCCTCCTATGCCCCGGTCATCTCCGCCGAGAAGGCCTACCACGAGCAGCTGTCCGTGTCCGAGATCACCAACAGCGCCTTCGAGCCATCCTCCATGATGGCCAAGTGCGACCCCCGCCATGGCAAGTACATGGCCTGCTGCCTCATGTACCGTGGCGACGTGGTGCCCAAGGACGTGAATGCTGCTGTCGCCACCATCAAGACCAAGCGCACCATCCAGTTCGTCGACTGGTGCCCCACGGGCTTCAAGTGTGGCATCAACTACCAGCCACCCACCGTGGTGCCGGGCGGCGACCTAGCCAAGGTGCAGAGGGCGGTGTGCATGATCTCCAACTCCACCAGCGTCGTCGAGGTCTTCTCCCGCATCGACCACAAGTTCGACCTCATGTACGCCAAGCGCGCCTTCGTCCACTGGTACGTCGGTGAGGGCATGGAGGAGGGCGAGTTCTCCGAGGCTCGTGAGGACCTGGCTGCCCTGGAGAAGGACTACGAGGAAGTCGGCGCTGAGGGCGGCGATGATGAGGAGGGCGAGGATGAGGATGACTACTGA